Proteins found in one Haloferax litoreum genomic segment:
- a CDS encoding site-2 protease family protein: MEQVESADGPPVEALRAVFDVHETRTDGERLVYYGESLVPEQMLVREVWPAFRRAGYEVQAQTTGFGGTDVVVAEPISNGIDGVPWKNLALFVATIVSTLFVGAVGWYYVPLSDLAANPLLALQAWPFTAAILGVLSVHELGHYLMGKYHGVNVSLPYLIPFIFPFGTLGAIIRMRGQMPDRKALFDIGVAGPLAGLAATIVVTAVGLSLEPMTVPAWAFSSSSDVIIFNNPPLLDAIATLLGRPTEYPDPRTVVHPVVIGGWVGMFFTVLNLLPVGQLDGGHMVRAMLGERQESLAAAVPLVLFGIAGYLHYVRGLGINESVGLWFFWGLLSTFIAYNGPADPVDETPLGAGRIAIGLFTFALGAACFLLVPIQVIPG; this comes from the coding sequence ATGGAACAGGTCGAATCGGCGGACGGGCCGCCGGTCGAGGCACTTCGTGCTGTCTTCGACGTTCACGAGACACGGACCGATGGAGAGCGACTGGTCTACTACGGTGAGTCGTTGGTCCCGGAGCAGATGCTCGTCCGGGAGGTCTGGCCGGCATTCCGACGGGCCGGGTACGAAGTACAGGCACAGACGACCGGATTCGGCGGAACCGACGTCGTCGTCGCCGAACCTATCTCGAATGGCATCGACGGTGTTCCGTGGAAGAACCTCGCCCTGTTCGTCGCGACAATCGTCTCGACACTGTTCGTCGGGGCGGTTGGGTGGTACTACGTTCCGCTGTCTGACCTCGCCGCCAACCCGCTTCTCGCCCTCCAAGCGTGGCCCTTCACGGCCGCTATCCTCGGCGTCCTCTCCGTCCACGAACTGGGCCACTACCTCATGGGAAAGTACCACGGTGTCAACGTCTCGCTCCCGTACCTCATCCCGTTCATCTTCCCGTTCGGGACGCTGGGTGCAATCATTCGCATGCGCGGACAGATGCCGGACCGAAAGGCGTTGTTCGATATCGGTGTCGCCGGCCCCCTCGCTGGTCTCGCGGCGACCATCGTGGTCACCGCCGTCGGCCTCTCGCTCGAACCGATGACGGTCCCGGCGTGGGCCTTTTCGAGTTCGAGTGACGTCATCATCTTCAACAATCCACCGCTCTTGGACGCCATCGCCACGCTCCTCGGCCGCCCGACGGAGTACCCCGACCCGCGAACCGTCGTCCACCCCGTCGTCATCGGCGGATGGGTGGGGATGTTCTTCACCGTCTTGAACCTGCTCCCGGTCGGCCAACTCGACGGGGGGCACATGGTCCGCGCGATGCTCGGTGAGCGACAGGAATCACTCGCTGCGGCCGTCCCGCTCGTCCTGTTCGGAATCGCGGGCTACCTTCACTACGTTCGTGGCCTCGGCATCAACGAGTCTGTCGGCCTCTGGTTCTTCTGGGGCCTCCTCTCGACGTTCATCGCCTACAACGGACCGGCGGACCCAGTGGACGAGACGCCCCTCGGTGCGGGTCGCATCGCTATCGGGTTGTTCACGTTCGCCCTCGGTGCGGCGTGCTTCCTGCTCGTGCCGATTCAAGTGATTCCGGGATAA
- a CDS encoding DUF7123 family protein, which produces MSVTASPSTDGSSKEDRLKQYLLDRAKDGEMYFKSKFIADDVGLSPKEIGALMVKLRDSATELTIEKWSYTSATTWRVESA; this is translated from the coding sequence ATGAGCGTTACAGCATCCCCCTCCACCGATGGCAGCTCCAAAGAAGACCGCCTCAAGCAGTATCTGCTTGACCGCGCCAAAGACGGCGAGATGTACTTCAAGAGTAAGTTCATCGCCGACGACGTCGGGCTGTCGCCCAAGGAGATCGGCGCGCTGATGGTCAAACTCCGCGACTCTGCGACGGAGTTGACCATCGAGAAGTGGTCGTACACGAGTGCGACCACGTGGCGCGTCGAGTCTGCCTAA
- a CDS encoding molybdopterin synthase, with the protein MHVLGVVGPGATVLCERLAPHLDGRVATVESLPHDAAESDAPDSVSGAYGLTPAGKWVAVGADRDLDGLLDELSTRYDYALLSGFPDAHIPTLSLGDTDAENVVVSADGTNEVDLDKLTADIESFEPHISLEALVEQAKTDPQAEYAGAIATFTGRVRAKESEDDAPTTSLEFEKYDGVAESTMATISEELESRDGVYRVLMHHRVGVIEDGQDIVFVVVLAGHRTEAFRTVEDGINRLKDEVPIFKKETTVDEQFWVHER; encoded by the coding sequence ATGCACGTACTTGGCGTGGTCGGTCCGGGCGCGACCGTCCTCTGTGAGCGACTCGCTCCACACTTGGACGGGCGCGTCGCAACCGTCGAATCGCTGCCGCACGATGCGGCCGAGTCTGATGCACCCGACTCAGTGAGCGGTGCCTACGGTCTCACACCCGCCGGAAAGTGGGTTGCCGTCGGAGCGGACCGTGACCTCGACGGCCTGCTCGACGAACTCTCGACGCGATACGATTACGCGCTTCTCTCCGGGTTCCCCGACGCACACATCCCGACACTCTCTCTCGGCGACACTGACGCCGAAAACGTGGTCGTGTCGGCAGACGGCACGAACGAAGTGGACCTCGACAAACTCACAGCCGACATCGAGTCGTTCGAACCACACATCTCGCTCGAAGCCCTCGTCGAGCAGGCCAAAACAGACCCGCAAGCGGAGTACGCCGGAGCCATTGCGACGTTCACTGGTCGCGTCCGCGCGAAGGAGTCCGAAGACGACGCGCCGACCACGAGCCTCGAATTCGAGAAGTACGACGGCGTCGCCGAGTCCACGATGGCGACCATCTCCGAAGAACTCGAATCACGCGACGGAGTCTACCGGGTTCTCATGCACCACCGAGTCGGCGTCATCGAGGACGGACAAGACATCGTGTTCGTCGTCGTCCTCGCCGGACACAGGACGGAAGCGTTCAGGACCGTCGAAGACGGCATCAACCGGTTGAAGGACGAAGTTCCGATATTCAAGAAGGAGACGACAGTCGACGAGCAGTTCTGGGTCCACGAGCGGTGA
- the pyrH gene encoding UMP kinase, with the protein MRVVISIGGSVLAPDLDSERVEAHASVVETLAREGCEIGAVVGGGGVARDYIGAARELGANEVQLDQIGIDVTRINARLLIAALGSQVDPKVAHDYEDAGDAIRRGDISVMGGVMPGQTTDAVAAAFAEYVDADLLVYATSVDGVFSADPKSDPDATKFEEMTAGELVNVIADIEMSAGSSAPVDLLAAKLIERAKMRTIVLDGTDPSRIEPAVLRGEHSGTDIIPEGGDEPTYWAQ; encoded by the coding sequence ATGAGAGTCGTCATCTCCATCGGCGGAAGCGTACTCGCGCCGGACCTCGACTCAGAACGCGTCGAAGCGCACGCGTCGGTCGTCGAGACACTCGCGCGAGAGGGGTGCGAAATCGGTGCAGTCGTCGGCGGCGGCGGTGTCGCCCGCGATTACATCGGTGCGGCCCGTGAACTCGGCGCGAACGAAGTCCAACTCGACCAAATCGGTATCGACGTGACCCGAATCAACGCCCGTCTGCTCATCGCGGCGCTCGGGTCGCAGGTGGACCCGAAAGTCGCCCACGACTACGAAGATGCAGGTGACGCCATCCGCCGCGGTGACATCTCCGTGATGGGCGGCGTCATGCCCGGGCAGACCACCGACGCCGTCGCGGCGGCGTTCGCGGAGTACGTCGACGCCGACCTGCTCGTTTACGCGACGAGCGTGGATGGCGTGTTCAGCGCCGACCCGAAGAGCGACCCCGACGCGACGAAATTCGAGGAGATGACCGCTGGCGAACTCGTCAACGTCATCGCCGACATCGAGATGAGTGCCGGGTCGTCCGCACCGGTCGACCTCCTCGCCGCGAAACTCATCGAACGCGCGAAGATGCGGACTATCGTCCTCGACGGAACGGACCCCTCGCGCATCGAACCCGCGGTTCTTCGCGGCGAGCACTCGGGGACGGACATCATCCCCGAGGGCGGCGACGAACCGACGTACTGGGCGCAGTGA
- the lysS gene encoding lysine--tRNA ligase: MTTDESTATDAPADDAIDAFETGSNDGHRDFWADDVADEIEARDPDDPIVIKGGVSPSGVAHLGNFNEIIRGYFVAEVLRERGHEVRQVFTSDDKDPLRKLPRKLADEDGNIVGLGEVDAGALGRNLGKPYTSIPDPFGETDSYAAHFAALLKADADRLGIPVEMLSNTEMYENGDFDPVVEHVLENIDTAREVLSKYQSKVDEDYVPFNPVCEECGKITETITSVDVDDGTVDYVCTDMTVGDNTIDGCGHEGTATFREGKLPWRFEWPGQWQVLGVDFEPFGKDHAEGSWPSGDDIARNVLGINPPVPMVYEWFTLNGKALSSSAGNIVTVSEMLELLEPEVLRYFFALNPRKARDLDLTRLDQLVDDFDRFERAYFGEVDDENLTRFAKRAYPFVVDDVREDRIRLPYTFAAVLGMTDDEDLREQMARNEGFFDEDTPDDVVEEALARVERARNWAEKMDNQFNYRLQVDLPEFDFDPAVEAALDELADFVAENHDGEAIQGEIYETARRNDIEMGDFFAAGYRLFFDDTQGPRLGEFLGELEQDFVVTRLRREA; this comes from the coding sequence ATGACGACAGACGAATCCACCGCCACCGACGCGCCCGCGGACGACGCCATCGACGCCTTCGAGACCGGGTCCAACGACGGACACCGCGACTTCTGGGCAGACGACGTTGCAGACGAAATCGAGGCGCGAGACCCCGACGACCCCATCGTCATCAAAGGCGGCGTCTCGCCGTCCGGCGTCGCCCACCTCGGCAACTTCAACGAGATTATTCGCGGCTACTTCGTCGCCGAAGTCCTCCGCGAACGCGGCCACGAGGTCCGACAGGTCTTCACGAGCGACGACAAGGACCCGCTTCGAAAGCTTCCCCGAAAACTCGCCGACGAAGACGGCAACATCGTCGGCCTTGGCGAAGTCGACGCCGGCGCACTCGGCCGAAACCTCGGCAAGCCATACACGTCGATTCCTGACCCCTTCGGCGAGACGGACTCTTACGCGGCCCACTTCGCGGCCTTGCTCAAGGCCGACGCCGACCGCCTCGGGATTCCTGTCGAGATGCTCTCGAACACCGAGATGTACGAGAACGGAGATTTCGACCCCGTCGTCGAACACGTCCTCGAAAACATCGACACCGCGCGCGAGGTACTCTCGAAGTACCAGTCGAAGGTCGACGAAGACTACGTCCCGTTCAACCCGGTCTGCGAGGAGTGCGGGAAGATTACGGAGACCATCACGTCAGTCGACGTGGACGACGGTACCGTGGACTACGTCTGTACCGACATGACCGTCGGCGACAACACTATCGACGGGTGTGGTCACGAAGGGACGGCGACGTTCCGCGAGGGCAAACTGCCGTGGCGCTTCGAGTGGCCCGGCCAGTGGCAGGTCCTCGGTGTCGACTTCGAACCGTTCGGCAAGGACCACGCCGAAGGGTCGTGGCCGTCCGGCGACGACATCGCTCGCAACGTCCTCGGCATCAATCCGCCGGTCCCGATGGTCTACGAGTGGTTCACGCTCAACGGAAAGGCACTGTCGTCCTCGGCCGGGAACATCGTCACCGTCTCCGAGATGCTCGAACTGCTCGAACCTGAGGTGCTTCGGTACTTCTTCGCGCTCAACCCGCGGAAGGCCCGTGACCTCGACTTGACGCGCCTCGACCAACTGGTCGACGACTTCGACCGGTTCGAACGAGCGTACTTCGGCGAGGTGGACGACGAAAACCTCACGCGATTCGCCAAGCGCGCGTATCCGTTCGTCGTGGACGACGTACGGGAAGACCGCATCCGCCTCCCCTACACGTTCGCTGCCGTCCTTGGGATGACCGACGACGAGGACCTGCGCGAGCAGATGGCTCGAAACGAGGGCTTCTTCGACGAGGACACGCCGGACGACGTCGTCGAAGAGGCACTCGCCCGCGTCGAACGCGCCCGCAACTGGGCCGAGAAGATGGACAATCAGTTCAACTACCGCTTGCAGGTCGACCTCCCCGAGTTCGACTTCGACCCGGCCGTCGAGGCGGCACTGGACGAACTCGCCGACTTCGTGGCAGAGAACCACGACGGTGAGGCAATCCAGGGTGAAATCTACGAGACGGCCCGCCGCAACGACATCGAGATGGGTGACTTCTTCGCCGCCGGGTATCGCCTGTTCTTCGACGACACGCAGGGACCACGTCTCGGCGAGTTCCTCGGCGAGTTAGAACAGGACTTCGTCGTCACGCGTCTCCGTCGCGAGGCCTGA
- a CDS encoding BGTF surface domain-containing protein, translating into MSSRTGPEFGVFLAVVVLASVLVGGVAVADAADADVTFLTHSENVTVPQSDDATIRGMSNLSAGTTVTVRVRATADTSPKFLKVSDATVGENGDFTARFDFSDIPTESTFTVTVLENGTVVGETSGVVVESTTTDATTTASETTDPDTNTRVPGFGVTVSVLAVAGVSGFAYLARRTI; encoded by the coding sequence ATGTCTTCACGAACTGGTCCCGAATTCGGTGTCTTCCTCGCTGTCGTCGTCCTCGCGAGCGTGCTGGTCGGCGGGGTGGCAGTCGCCGACGCGGCGGACGCAGACGTGACGTTCTTGACTCACAGCGAGAACGTGACGGTCCCACAGAGCGACGACGCGACGATTCGCGGCATGTCGAACCTCAGTGCGGGGACCACGGTCACCGTTCGTGTCAGAGCGACGGCCGACACGAGCCCGAAATTCCTCAAGGTGAGTGACGCCACCGTCGGCGAGAACGGTGACTTCACCGCACGCTTCGACTTCTCGGACATTCCGACGGAGTCAACGTTCACTGTCACCGTCCTCGAAAACGGGACTGTCGTCGGGGAGACCAGCGGCGTCGTAGTCGAATCCACGACGACGGACGCGACGACGACTGCGAGCGAGACGACCGACCCCGACACCAACACACGTGTTCCGGGGTTCGGTGTGACCGTCAGCGTTCTCGCCGTGGCCGGCGTGAGTGGGTTCGCGTACCTCGCTCGGCGCACCATCTAA